The following proteins are encoded in a genomic region of Clostridium kluyveri:
- the ltaE gene encoding low-specificity L-threonine aldolase yields the protein MWFIELRSDTATEPTQAMRDAMYKAEVGDDVYGDDPTVVELEKYAAKLMGKEAALFVPSGTFGNQLALFTHCRRGTEVILGEDSHIVVHEVGAPAVIAGVQLRTLKTKGGEMDIYEVRDAIRCKEDIHYPETSLICMENAYSDGRVLSLKNMNEVFNEAKKYNLPVHLDGARIFNAAAYLEVDVKDITKYCDSVMFCLSKGLCAPVGSILAGSKYFIQRARKGRKLMGGGMRQAGFLAAAGIVALKHMSGRLREDYENALFLGKELSKIPGIKVNLEDIHINMVFFDMSETGYDSNKLVEEFYKKGIKINPEENGKMRFVTNYWVSKEDIPYVVKTLKEIIL from the coding sequence ATGTGGTTTATAGAACTTAGGAGTGATACAGCAACAGAGCCCACTCAAGCCATGAGAGATGCTATGTATAAGGCAGAAGTGGGAGATGACGTATATGGAGATGATCCTACTGTAGTGGAATTGGAAAAATATGCGGCAAAACTTATGGGGAAAGAGGCAGCATTATTTGTACCAAGTGGTACCTTTGGAAATCAACTGGCGTTGTTTACTCATTGCAGGAGAGGAACAGAAGTAATACTTGGAGAGGATAGTCATATTGTGGTTCATGAAGTGGGTGCTCCAGCTGTTATAGCAGGAGTGCAGCTTAGAACGTTGAAGACTAAAGGCGGTGAAATGGATATTTATGAAGTAAGAGACGCAATACGATGTAAAGAAGATATACATTATCCTGAGACAAGCCTTATATGTATGGAAAATGCCTATTCTGATGGAAGAGTACTTTCACTAAAAAATATGAATGAAGTTTTTAATGAAGCAAAAAAATATAATTTACCAGTACATCTTGACGGTGCCAGAATATTTAATGCAGCAGCATATTTAGAAGTAGATGTAAAGGATATAACTAAATATTGTGATTCAGTTATGTTCTGTCTATCTAAAGGATTATGTGCTCCAGTGGGCTCTATACTAGCAGGCTCCAAATATTTTATTCAAAGAGCTAGAAAAGGAAGAAAGCTTATGGGTGGAGGAATGAGACAAGCAGGATTTTTAGCTGCAGCTGGTATTGTAGCATTAAAGCATATGTCTGGGAGATTAAGGGAAGATTATGAAAATGCATTATTCTTAGGAAAAGAACTCTCAAAGATACCAGGTATTAAGGTTAATTTAGAAGATATACATATAAATATGGTTTTTTTTGATATGTCTGAAACAGGATATGATAGTAATAAGTTGGTGGAGGAATTCTATAAAAAAGGAATTAAAATAAATCCTGAAGAAAATGGGAAAATGAGATTTGTAACCAATTACTGGGTAAGTAAAGAAGATATACCCTATGTGGTAAAGACCTTAAAAGAAATAATTTTATGA
- a CDS encoding glutamate-5-semialdehyde dehydrogenase: MDIYDCILEKAKNANRAARTLSNMSTDIKNAALIKMAEELNKNKDDILKANMLDLEDAKSSGKNDAFIDRLTLNEDRIESMASGLMKVASLPDPIGEVTRMWKKSNGLNIGRVRVPLGTIGIIYEARPNVTVDAAALCVKSGNSVILKGGKEAINSNLAIYNAINKGAIEAGLPAGTIEFINITERKAVEVLMKLNEYVDVLIPRGGSGLIKSVVENSTVPVIETGIGNCHVYVDSSADLTMAENIVINAKTQRPGVCNAMETLLVHEAVAAEFIPHIAKTLNKMGVEIRGCLKTRKLIPDMRLATAEDYAQEFLDLILAVKIVSSVDEALDHIYKYGTKHSEAIVTNDYTSSQRFLREVDAAAVYVNASTRFTDGEEFGFGAEIGISTQKLHARGPMGLNELTTIKYIVYGEGQIRE; the protein is encoded by the coding sequence ATGGATATATATGATTGTATTTTAGAAAAAGCTAAAAATGCTAACAGGGCAGCAAGAACACTATCAAATATGAGTACAGATATAAAAAATGCGGCTCTTATAAAAATGGCAGAAGAACTTAATAAAAATAAAGATGATATTTTAAAGGCTAATATGTTGGATTTAGAAGATGCTAAAAGCAGTGGGAAAAATGATGCCTTCATAGATAGACTTACCTTAAATGAAGATAGGATAGAATCTATGGCTTCAGGACTTATGAAAGTTGCTTCTCTCCCTGATCCTATAGGTGAGGTTACAAGAATGTGGAAAAAATCCAATGGATTAAATATTGGAAGAGTGCGAGTACCTCTTGGAACTATAGGCATAATTTACGAGGCTAGACCAAATGTTACAGTGGATGCAGCAGCACTATGTGTTAAAAGCGGTAATTCAGTTATATTAAAAGGAGGAAAAGAAGCTATTAATTCTAATTTAGCCATATATAATGCAATAAATAAGGGAGCCATTGAAGCGGGACTTCCAGCAGGAACCATAGAATTTATTAATATAACTGAAAGAAAAGCAGTAGAAGTATTGATGAAATTAAACGAATATGTAGATGTTTTAATACCAAGAGGGGGAAGTGGACTTATAAAGTCTGTTGTAGAGAACTCTACTGTACCTGTAATTGAAACGGGAATAGGAAATTGTCATGTTTATGTAGATAGCAGTGCAGATTTAACTATGGCGGAAAATATAGTGATAAATGCAAAAACACAGAGACCTGGAGTTTGTAATGCTATGGAAACGTTGCTTGTACATGAAGCTGTGGCAGCAGAGTTTATACCTCATATAGCTAAAACTTTGAATAAGATGGGGGTAGAAATAAGAGGATGTTTAAAAACTAGAAAACTTATTCCAGATATGAGGCTCGCTACTGCAGAAGATTATGCACAGGAATTTTTAGATTTAATATTAGCTGTGAAGATAGTTAGTTCCGTGGATGAAGCCTTGGATCATATTTATAAATATGGAACAAAACATTCAGAAGCTATAGTAACTAATGATTATACTTCATCTCAAAGATTCTTAAGGGAAGTTGATGCAGCTGCAGTATATGTAAATGCATCTACCAGATTTACAGATGGTGAAGAATTTGGCTTTGGTGCAGAAATAGGAATAAGCACTCAAAAGCTTCATGCCAGAGGACCTATGGGATTAAATGAATTAACTACTATAAAATATATAGTATATGGAGAAGGACAGATAAGAGAGTAA
- the proB gene encoding glutamate 5-kinase, which produces MDNREKRLLNAKKIVIKVGTSTLINEDGVVDFHRIKNIVEEICYLQNQGKNMVLVTSGAIGVGVLKMGLERKPKNICEKQAAAAIGQGILLRIYEKEFAIYEKIIAQLLLTKNDLEDRDKCIHAQNTFNELLRRGVIPIINENDAVAVEEIKFGDNDTLSALIAKTIGADLLILLSDIDGLYSSDPRIDKNANMISYVDTITEDIESCGSDSRGDLGTGGMCTKIKAAKIALSSGVSMVIANGAKDNIIKDIVSCKKVGTLFAASK; this is translated from the coding sequence ATAGATAATAGAGAAAAGCGTTTATTAAATGCAAAAAAAATTGTAATAAAGGTAGGCACATCTACACTTATAAATGAAGATGGAGTTGTAGATTTTCACAGAATAAAGAATATTGTAGAGGAAATATGTTATTTGCAAAATCAGGGAAAAAATATGGTTTTAGTGACTTCTGGGGCTATTGGAGTGGGAGTTTTAAAAATGGGTCTTGAAAGAAAACCTAAAAATATTTGTGAGAAGCAGGCTGCTGCAGCTATTGGTCAGGGAATACTTCTTAGAATATATGAAAAGGAATTTGCAATATATGAAAAAATAATTGCCCAGCTCCTTCTTACTAAAAATGATCTAGAGGATAGAGATAAGTGTATTCATGCTCAAAATACTTTTAATGAGCTTTTAAGGAGGGGAGTAATACCTATCATAAATGAAAATGATGCAGTGGCAGTAGAAGAAATAAAATTTGGAGATAATGATACATTATCTGCTTTAATTGCAAAAACTATAGGAGCAGATTTACTTATACTGCTTTCAGATATTGATGGACTTTATAGTTCTGATCCTAGAATAGATAAAAATGCTAATATGATAAGTTATGTGGATACTATTACAGAGGATATTGAAAGCTGCGGTAGTGATTCTAGGGGGGACCTTGGAACTGGCGGTATGTGTACAAAAATTAAAGCTGCAAAGATAGCTTTATCTTCAGGTGTATCTATGGTTATAGCAAATGGGGCTAAGGATAATATTATAAAGGACATAGTATCTTGCAAAAAGGTAGGAACTTTATTTGCTGCAAGTAAATGA
- the proC gene encoding pyrroline-5-carboxylate reductase, giving the protein MGKLGKKIGFIGTGQMGEAILKGLLTTELFEPDDIYVMDILDSRLQYLKENFGIAHLSSDRSTAYNYIVDNCDIVVLSIKPQVLKDVVECIKSCNWDKEKHTVISIIGGINTSFIEKYLPEIPVVRVMPNTPMLVNIGASGVAPGKNASKEHAKLVHGMFEALGVSYLVEEKYIDSITAISGCGPAYVYMMIEAMADGGVELGLPREMAQTLAAQTVMGGAKMILDTGEHPGKLKDKVCSPGGSTIAGVRALEQGAFRGTIMNAIEAGKVRMEEVGKKEESNK; this is encoded by the coding sequence ATGGGTAAGTTAGGTAAGAAGATTGGATTTATTGGCACAGGACAAATGGGAGAAGCCATACTTAAGGGACTTTTAACAACGGAATTATTTGAACCGGATGATATTTATGTTATGGATATTTTAGATTCCAGACTTCAATATTTAAAAGAAAATTTTGGTATAGCTCATTTAAGTAGTGATAGAAGTACAGCCTATAATTATATAGTTGATAATTGTGATATTGTGGTTTTAAGTATTAAGCCTCAGGTTCTAAAAGATGTCGTGGAATGTATAAAGAGTTGTAATTGGGATAAAGAAAAACATACGGTAATTTCAATTATAGGAGGTATAAATACTTCATTTATAGAAAAGTATTTACCTGAAATACCAGTGGTTAGAGTTATGCCAAACACTCCCATGTTAGTTAATATAGGTGCTTCAGGAGTAGCACCAGGAAAAAATGCGTCCAAAGAACATGCCAAATTGGTACATGGTATGTTTGAAGCTTTGGGGGTAAGCTATTTAGTAGAGGAGAAGTATATTGATTCCATAACAGCTATAAGTGGATGTGGACCTGCTTATGTATATATGATGATTGAAGCTATGGCAGATGGGGGGGTAGAACTTGGACTTCCACGTGAAATGGCTCAAACTTTAGCAGCACAGACAGTTATGGGAGGAGCTAAGATGATATTAGATACAGGGGAACATCCAGGTAAATTAAAGGATAAGGTGTGTTCTCCTGGAGGTTCCACTATTGCAGGGGTAAGGGCATTGGAACAGGGTGCTTTTAGAGGAACTATTATGAATGCTATTGAAGCAGGAAAAGTTCGCATGGAGGAAGTCGGAAAAAAGGAAGAAAGTAATAAATAA
- a CDS encoding ClC family H(+)/Cl(-) exchange transporter, with amino-acid sequence MNKLYKKDKSSLLFHWHNLKIRLVGESIIVGIITGFIIVLFRVVIEKLGENVGKIYKILLLKLYFIPLWVILFIILGYILGFMVKKDPMVGGSGIPQVKGAVLRKLEMKWFKVILNKFIGGSLAIGFGLSLGREGPSVQLGACVGQGLSRIFKRVNIEEKYLITSGASAGLAAAFNAPLAGAIFALEEIHKNFSPLILISAFSAALSADFITGGFLGLSPVFNFKHISTIPLNYYFYILLFGIIMGVTGVIFNISLLKSQYLYSKQKWIPKEFNPVFPLVASIIFGFFLPQVLGGGNSLIMSLSNTSFTIKFILVLIIVKFLFTMLCYGSGTPGGIFLPVLTIGALIGYGYGSLLINIVNINTNYINNFVILGMAGYFTAVVRSPITGIILITEMTGGFNNFLPLSIVSIVAYLVADVLGSKPIYDSLLEKFLINNTNLKVKNTKSKFILEVPVCMGCYLDGKEIRNIIWPEYCLITEIRRGCGIIIPKGNTVICAGDYITILTNEKDAGKLNDILTEMCQSIEQI; translated from the coding sequence ATGAATAAGTTGTATAAAAAAGATAAATCCAGTTTATTATTTCATTGGCATAATTTAAAGATAAGGTTGGTAGGAGAAAGTATAATTGTAGGGATTATAACCGGTTTTATAATAGTACTTTTTAGGGTTGTCATAGAAAAATTAGGGGAAAATGTTGGAAAAATTTATAAAATTCTTTTGTTAAAGTTGTATTTTATACCTTTGTGGGTAATACTATTTATAATTTTGGGATATATATTAGGCTTTATGGTTAAAAAGGATCCTATGGTAGGTGGAAGTGGTATTCCTCAAGTTAAGGGAGCTGTTCTAAGAAAACTTGAGATGAAATGGTTTAAAGTGATTTTGAATAAATTTATAGGTGGAAGTCTTGCTATTGGATTTGGCCTTTCTCTTGGAAGGGAAGGACCTTCAGTACAGTTGGGAGCTTGTGTAGGTCAGGGGCTAAGTAGAATTTTTAAAAGGGTAAATATAGAAGAAAAATATCTTATTACAAGCGGAGCAAGTGCGGGACTTGCTGCAGCATTTAATGCACCACTGGCAGGGGCAATATTTGCTTTAGAGGAAATACACAAAAATTTTTCTCCACTAATTTTAATTTCAGCTTTTTCGGCTGCATTATCTGCTGATTTTATAACTGGCGGGTTTTTAGGGTTAAGCCCGGTATTTAATTTTAAACATATATCGACTATTCCTTTAAATTATTATTTTTATATATTATTATTTGGAATTATAATGGGTGTTACAGGAGTAATTTTTAATATTTCCCTTTTAAAAAGTCAGTATTTATATTCTAAACAAAAGTGGATTCCAAAAGAATTTAATCCAGTATTTCCTCTAGTAGCTTCTATAATATTTGGATTTTTTTTACCCCAAGTTTTAGGAGGAGGCAATTCACTCATAATGTCTCTATCCAATACCTCATTTACTATAAAGTTTATTTTAGTTTTGATTATTGTAAAGTTTTTATTTACTATGCTGTGCTATGGCTCGGGAACACCAGGAGGGATTTTTCTTCCGGTACTTACTATAGGAGCATTGATTGGATATGGGTATGGAAGTTTGCTTATTAATATAGTAAATATTAATACAAACTATATAAATAATTTTGTAATTCTAGGAATGGCAGGATATTTTACTGCAGTTGTAAGATCTCCAATTACAGGTATCATATTGATCACAGAGATGACAGGAGGATTTAACAATTTTCTTCCATTAAGTATTGTATCTATAGTGGCTTATTTAGTTGCAGATGTATTAGGTTCCAAACCTATCTATGATTCACTGCTTGAAAAATTTTTAATTAATAATACAAATTTAAAAGTTAAAAATACAAAATCCAAATTTATTTTAGAAGTTCCAGTCTGCATGGGATGTTATTTAGATGGAAAAGAGATAAGAAATATAATATGGCCTGAATATTGTTTAATAACAGAAATCAGGAGAGGATGTGGAATCATAATACCAAAGGGGAATACTGTTATTTGTGCAGGAGATTATATTACCATACTTACAAATGAAAAGGATGCAGGTAAATTAAATGATATTTTAACTGAAATGTGTCAAAGTATAGAGCAGATTTAA
- a CDS encoding ABC transporter substrate-binding protein, which yields MLKKFLSISMALVLGSVVLTGCGKQSESEEIKLGAVFPLTGDVSVMGQACKNALQMLEEETNASGGINGKKVKFYFEDDENKPSNSANAIQKLINNDKVVGVVGSYASKCSISMGPIATSNKIPMISVSTSPKVTKNGGEYVFTSTFNDTFQGTIIADIATQDVKAKTAAVLYDVGNDYDKGLNEFFTTNFEKSGGKVLASLTFNAGDQDFSAQLTNIKKLNPDVLVIPDYYGTVALIAKQARNLGITSTFIGGDGWDSPALFDIGGDAVNGGYFSNFFSTGDTTPAYVKFKENYEKKYNKAPDAISASSYNAGSLLIAAIKEGKSTEGDKIKDALKNISFEGVAGTTKYDSNRNAIMGGDVIKIENQKQIFVRKVSQ from the coding sequence ATGTTAAAAAAGTTTTTGTCAATATCCATGGCTTTAGTGCTAGGGTCTGTGGTACTGACAGGATGTGGAAAGCAATCTGAATCAGAGGAAATAAAATTAGGAGCAGTTTTTCCACTTACAGGGGATGTGTCTGTTATGGGACAGGCGTGTAAAAATGCACTGCAGATGTTAGAGGAAGAAACTAATGCCAGTGGAGGTATAAATGGCAAAAAGGTAAAGTTTTATTTTGAAGATGATGAAAATAAACCTTCTAATTCTGCCAATGCCATACAAAAATTAATTAATAATGATAAGGTGGTAGGGGTAGTTGGGAGCTATGCCAGCAAATGTTCCATAAGCATGGGACCTATTGCTACATCTAATAAAATTCCAATGATATCTGTAAGTACAAGCCCTAAAGTAACAAAAAATGGGGGAGAATATGTATTTACATCCACATTTAATGATACTTTTCAAGGAACAATTATTGCAGATATAGCAACCCAGGATGTAAAGGCTAAAACAGCAGCTGTGCTTTATGATGTAGGGAATGACTACGATAAGGGGCTTAATGAATTCTTTACAACTAATTTTGAAAAATCAGGTGGAAAGGTATTGGCTTCACTTACCTTTAATGCAGGAGATCAGGATTTTAGTGCCCAGCTTACCAACATAAAAAAGCTTAATCCAGATGTACTGGTTATACCAGATTACTATGGTACAGTAGCTTTAATAGCAAAACAGGCAAGGAATTTGGGTATAACATCTACCTTTATTGGTGGAGATGGATGGGATTCACCAGCTTTATTTGACATTGGAGGAGATGCAGTTAATGGAGGCTATTTTAGCAATTTCTTTTCTACAGGAGATACTACACCTGCATACGTAAAATTCAAAGAGAATTATGAAAAGAAATATAATAAAGCACCAGATGCCATTTCAGCTAGTTCCTATAATGCAGGCAGTTTACTGATAGCTGCTATTAAAGAAGGTAAAAGTACAGAAGGAGATAAAATAAAAGATGCCCTAAAGAATATCAGTTTTGAAGGAGTGGCTGGAACTACTAAATATGACAGCAACAGAAATGCCATTATGGGAGGAGACGTAATAAAAATAGAAAATCAGAAGCAGATATTTGTAAGAAAAGTAAGCCAGTAA
- a CDS encoding ABC transporter ATP-binding protein, whose protein sequence is MLKLNNVNLYYGVIHALKDISLEVEEGEIVTLIGANGAGKTSILRAISGLNPCKSGEVIFKGKSLNKVPAYKIVSRGISHVLEGRRVFSNLTVSENLQLGAYIRKDKAGIKKDYETIFEVFPILKERKEQLAGTLSGGEQQMLAIARALMVKPQLLLMDEPSMGLAPIIVHQIFDIIKDINKKGTTILLVEQNANMALSIASKAYVLETGRIVLKGSAGELLVNESVKSAYLG, encoded by the coding sequence ATGTTGAAACTGAATAATGTGAACTTATACTATGGAGTAATACATGCACTAAAAGATATATCTTTAGAGGTGGAAGAAGGAGAAATCGTTACCTTAATAGGAGCTAACGGGGCAGGGAAAACATCAATTTTAAGGGCTATATCAGGGTTGAATCCCTGTAAATCAGGAGAAGTGATATTTAAAGGGAAATCTTTAAATAAAGTGCCTGCTTATAAAATAGTCTCCAGAGGAATTTCTCATGTTTTAGAAGGAAGGAGAGTATTTTCAAATCTGACTGTTTCTGAGAATCTGCAGTTAGGTGCCTATATAAGAAAGGATAAAGCAGGCATAAAAAAGGATTATGAAACTATTTTTGAGGTATTTCCAATATTAAAAGAGAGAAAAGAACAACTTGCAGGTACTTTAAGTGGAGGAGAACAACAAATGCTGGCCATAGCCAGGGCACTTATGGTAAAACCACAGCTTCTTCTTATGGATGAGCCCTCTATGGGACTTGCACCTATAATAGTTCATCAAATATTTGATATAATAAAGGACATTAATAAAAAAGGTACTACTATTTTATTAGTTGAGCAAAATGCCAATATGGCACTTTCTATAGCCAGCAAAGCTTATGTCTTAGAAACTGGAAGAATAGTTCTAAAAGGAAGTGCAGGGGAATTACTAGTTAATGAATCAGTAAAAAGTGCTTACCTTGGATAG
- a CDS encoding ABC transporter ATP-binding protein yields MSLLSAKDLTIKFGGLTAVSDFNLDIDENEIVGLIGPNGAGKTTVFNMLTGVYQPTDGYIEILGRKVINLKPHELAKKHIARTFQNIRLFKHMSVLDNVKISFSYLDKYNFWQCILRMPKYYREEKSMDENAEKLLKIFGLLEKKDELAVNLPYGQQRKLEIVRALATEPKVLLLDEPAAGMNPQETLNLMELIKWVRDEFKISILLIEHDMKLVMGICERLVVLDHGQMIAKGSPQEIKKNPKVISAYLGEEVKI; encoded by the coding sequence ATGTCCCTGCTTAGTGCTAAAGATTTAACAATAAAATTTGGTGGTTTAACAGCAGTTTCTGATTTCAATCTGGATATTGATGAAAATGAGATCGTTGGATTGATAGGCCCAAATGGAGCAGGAAAGACTACTGTTTTTAATATGCTTACAGGTGTATACCAACCTACAGATGGATATATAGAAATTCTGGGGAGGAAAGTTATTAATTTAAAACCTCATGAATTGGCTAAAAAGCATATAGCACGTACTTTTCAAAATATAAGGTTGTTTAAGCATATGTCTGTGCTTGATAATGTAAAAATTTCATTTTCATATCTTGATAAATATAATTTTTGGCAGTGCATTTTAAGAATGCCAAAATACTACAGAGAAGAAAAATCTATGGATGAAAATGCAGAAAAATTATTGAAGATATTTGGATTGCTGGAGAAAAAAGATGAACTTGCAGTGAATCTGCCCTATGGGCAGCAGCGAAAGCTTGAAATAGTAAGGGCACTTGCCACAGAACCCAAGGTGCTGCTTTTAGACGAACCGGCAGCAGGTATGAATCCGCAGGAAACTTTAAATTTAATGGAACTTATTAAATGGGTAAGGGATGAATTCAAGATCTCAATACTTTTAATTGAACATGATATGAAGCTGGTTATGGGAATATGTGAAAGGCTTGTGGTACTTGACCATGGACAGATGATTGCAAAGGGATCTCCTCAGGAAATAAAAAAGAATCCTAAAGTTATAAGTGCCTATTTAGGAGAGGAGGTCAAAATATAG
- a CDS encoding branched-chain amino acid ABC transporter permease: protein MKYRKNILFILAVVLIVFGLIQTLISLEMIDEYVVQILIIIGINIILAVSLNMIVGYTGQLALGHAGFMSVGGYTAAILTLKLDAPFFLVLIAGGLMAAFFGVIIGIPTLRLKGDYLAITTLGFGEIIRIAIVNSNTLGGAEGLAGIPKKTSFAMVFFITILIIIIAYNIKKSSYGRAMLSIREDELASSSIGINTTKYKMIAFVTASFFAGIAGVLYAHYFMFLDPKSFDYLKSFDIVTYVVFGGMGSISGCILSTAILTSLPEILRPVADYRMVIYSAALVALMIFRPEGVFGMKEISFKKIVSSAKKKISHKKEGKYDVPA, encoded by the coding sequence ATGAAGTATAGAAAAAATATATTATTTATATTAGCAGTGGTATTAATAGTATTTGGTTTAATTCAAACTCTCATAAGTCTGGAAATGATAGATGAGTATGTAGTCCAAATATTGATTATTATAGGTATAAATATAATACTAGCAGTGAGTTTAAATATGATAGTTGGGTATACAGGGCAGCTGGCTTTAGGACATGCAGGATTTATGTCCGTAGGGGGATATACTGCAGCTATTTTAACTTTAAAACTAGATGCGCCCTTTTTTTTGGTATTAATAGCTGGAGGATTGATGGCAGCTTTTTTTGGAGTCATCATAGGTATTCCTACATTGAGATTAAAAGGGGACTATTTGGCTATAACAACTCTGGGATTTGGAGAAATAATAAGGATTGCCATAGTAAATTCAAATACATTAGGTGGAGCTGAAGGATTGGCTGGAATACCTAAAAAAACCAGCTTTGCAATGGTATTTTTTATCACAATTCTCATTATAATAATTGCTTATAATATAAAGAAATCTTCTTATGGACGGGCGATGCTTTCTATAAGAGAAGATGAACTGGCGTCAAGTTCCATAGGAATAAATACCACTAAATATAAGATGATAGCTTTTGTAACAGCTTCTTTTTTTGCAGGTATAGCAGGGGTTTTATATGCCCATTATTTTATGTTTTTAGATCCTAAATCTTTTGATTATTTGAAATCTTTTGATATAGTTACATATGTGGTATTTGGCGGAATGGGTAGTATATCCGGCTGCATTTTGTCTACAGCTATACTGACTTCTCTACCGGAAATATTAAGACCTGTGGCTGATTATAGAATGGTTATATATTCAGCGGCACTTGTTGCGCTGATGATATTTAGACCGGAAGGTGTATTTGGTATGAAAGAAATTTCTTTCAAAAAAATTGTTAGTTCTGCAAAGAAAAAAATATCACATAAAAAGGAGGGAAAGTATGATGTCCCTGCTTAG